The following are from one region of the Silene latifolia isolate original U9 population chromosome 9, ASM4854445v1, whole genome shotgun sequence genome:
- the LOC141599313 gene encoding putative receptor-like serine/threonine-protein kinase At4g34500, which translates to MSEILKGNKIEEIGILVDGGKERNFESGESSSDACSSSKMSVGSSSTVAVEVVNIGWGRWYSLRELEVATRGFSEDNVIGEGGYGIVYKGVLEDGSVVAVKNLLNNKYDKGQAEKEFKVEVEAIGKVKHKNLVGLAGYCADGAQRMLVYEYLDNGNLEQWLHGDIGPVSPLTWDIRMKIAIGTAKGLAYLHEGLEPKVVHRDVKSSNILLDKNWNAKVSDFGLAKLLGSESSYVTTRVMGTFGYVSPEYASTGMLSEGSDVYSFGVLLMELITGKCPVDYSKPPGEMNLVDWFKGMVANRHGEDMVDPLITVKPSSRALKRVLLICLRCIDLDASKRPKMGQIVHMLEADEFPFRSDHRSTLQEAPIASANCKLSYSVKDFAR; encoded by the exons ATGAGTGAAATTTTGAAGGGAAATAAAATAGAGGAAATTGGGATATTAGTTGATGGAGGAAAAGAGAGAAATTTTGAGTCTGGTGAAAGTAGTAGTGATGCTTGCTCTTCAAGTAAGATGTCGGTGGGTTCGTCGTCGACTGTGGCGGTTGAGGTGGTTAACATTGGTTGGGGGAGGTGGTATAGCTTGAGAGAGCTTGAGGTTGCGACACGTGGATTTTCCGAGGATAATGTGATTGGTGAAGGTGGTTATGGTATTGTTTATAAAGGTGTTCTTGAAGATGGCTCTGTTGTTGCTGTCAAGAACCTCCTTAACAACAAGTATGACAA GGGGCAGGCTGAGAAGGAGTTCAAAGTGGAAGTGGAAGCCATCGGAAAAGTAAAACACAAGAATCTGGTTGGACTTGCTGGTTACTGTGCAGATGGCGCGCAAAG GATGCTTGTGTATGAATACTTGGATAATGGCAATCTAGAACAATGGTTGCATGGAGACATCGGACCAGTAAGCCCATTAACATGGGATATTCGTATGAAAATTGCCATTGGAACTGCGAAAGG ATTGGCTTACTTGCACGAAGGACTAGAACCGAAAGTTGTCCATCGTGATGTGAAGTCCAGTAACATTCTTCTCGACAAAAACTGGAATGCTAAAGTATCTGACTTTGGGCTAGCGAAGCTGTTGGGATCTGAGTCAAGCTACGTTACCACAAGAGTCATGGGGACATTCGG GTATGTCTCCCCAGAGTATGCAAGTACAGGTATGCTCAGTGAAGGAAGTGATGTATACAGTTTCGGAGTTCTTCTCATGGAATTAATTACAGGAAAATGCCCGGTTGATTATTCAAAACCACCTGGAGAG ATGAACTTAGTCGATTGGTTTAAGGGAATGGTAGCAAACCGACATGGAGAAGATATGGTAGACCCATTGATTACTGTAAAACCCTCGTCAAGGGCACTGAAGCGAGTCTTGCTGATCTGCCTTCGGTGTATAGATTTGGATGCCAGTAAGCGGCCTAAGATGGGTCAGATTGTGCATATGCTTGAAGCTGATGAGTTTCCCTTCCGTTCT GATCATCGGTCTACTCTTCAGGAAGCTCCTATAGCATCTGCTAACTGCAAATTAAGTTACTCGGTTAAGGACTTTGCACGATGA